The following nucleotide sequence is from Pseudochaenichthys georgianus chromosome 17, fPseGeo1.2, whole genome shotgun sequence.
ACTACCCCCAGCCAGCACCTAACCAGCCAACTGCTGCTCCCAAACCTCCCCAGCCTGACGCCCCACAGGGCCCAGTACAGCAGCCCTTCTTCCCCTTCCCCACTACCCTCAGCCAGAGACTGAACAGCCAACTGCTGCTCCCAAACCTCCCCAGCCTGACGCCCCACAGGGGCCAGTACAGCAGCCCTTCTTCCCCTTCCCCAACTACCCTCAGCCAGAGACTGAACAGCCAACTGCTGCTCCCAAACCTCCCCAGCCGAACGCCCCACAGGGCCCAGTACAGCAGCCCTTCTACCCCTTTCCCAACTACCCCCAGCCAGCACCTAACCAGCCAACTGCTGCTCCCAAACCTCCCCAGCCTGACGCCCCACAGGGCCCAGTACAGCAGCCCTTCTACCCCTTTCCCAACTACCCCCAGCCAGCACCTAACCAGCCAACTGCTGCTCCCAAACCTCCCCAGCCTGACGCCCCACAGGGCCCAGTACAGCCGCCCTTCTTCCCCTTCCCCTACTACCCTCAGCCAGCACCTAACCAGCCAACTGCAGCCCCCAAACCTCCCCAGCCTGACGCCCCACAGGGCCCAGTACAGCAGCCCTTCTACCCCTTCCCCAACTACCCCCAGCCAGCACCTAACCAGCCAACTGCTGCTCCCAAACCTCCCCAGCCTGACGCCCCACAGGGCCCAGTACAGCAGCCCTTCTTCCCCTTCCCCTACTACCCTCAGCCAGTGCCTGAAAAGCCAACTTCTACTCCCAAACCTCCACAGCCTGACACCCCAGAGGGCCCAGTACAGCCGCCCTTCTTCCCCTTCCCCTACGACCCTCAGCCAGCACCTAACCAGCCAACTGCTGCTCCCAAACCTCCACAGCCTGACGCCCCACAGGGCCCAGTACAGCAGCCTTTCTACCCCCAGCCAGCACCTAACCAGCCAACTGCTGCTCCCAAACCTCCACAGCCTGACGCCCCACAGGGGCCAGTACAGCAGCCCTTCTTCCCCTTCCCCAACTACCCTCAGCCAGAGACTGAACAGCCAACTGCTGCTCCCAAACCTCCCCAGCCGAACGCCCCACAGGGCCCAGTACAGCAGCCCTTCTACCCCTTTCCCAACTACCCCCAGCCAGCACCTAACCAGCCAACTGCTGCTCCCAAACCTCCCCAGCCTGACGCCCCACAGGGCCCAGTACAGCAGCCCTTCTTCCCCTTCCCCCACTACCCTCAGCCAGAGACTGAACAGCCAACTGCTGCTCCCAAACCTCCCCAGCCTGACGCCCCACAGGGCCCAGTACAGCAGCCATTCTACCCCTTCCCCAACTACCCCCAGCCAGCACCTAACCAGCCAACTGCTGCCCCCAAACCTCCCCAGCCTGACGCCCCACAGGGCCCAGTACAGCAGCCCTTCTACCCCTTCCCCAACTACCCCCAGCCAGCACCTAACCAGCCAACTGCTGCTCCCAAACCTCCCCAGCCTGACGCCCCACAGGGCCCAGTACAGCAGCCCTTCTTCCCCTTCCCCTACTACCCTCAGCCAGTGCCTGAAAAGCCAACTTCTACTCCCAAACCTCCACAGCCTGACACCCCAGAGGGCCCAGTACAGCCGCCCTTCTTCCCCTTCCCCTACGACCCTCAGCCAGCACCTAACCAGCCAACTGCTGCTCCCAAACCTCCACAGCCTGACACCCCACAGGGCCCAGTACAGCAGCCCTTCTACCCCTTCCCCTACGACCCTCAGCCAGCACCTAACCAGCCAACTGCAGCCCCCAAACCTCCCCAGCCTGACGCCCCACAGGGCCCAGTACAGCAGCCCTTCTACCCCTTCCCCTACGACCCTCAGCCAGAGACTGAACAGCAAACTACTGCCCCACAGCCTGAAAAGGCAATGGATGCTCCTAAACAACCACAGCTACAACCCATATATTCACAACTTGTAACTTTACCCCCTGCTACCACCTTGCAGCAACCACAACAGGTCACAGCTCACTCAACAGGCATTCCATACATGCCACCCATGTACTGTCCTCAGTTCTGCCCAGCTGGTATTTCTAATTGCTGTCCACAAATTGCTTTTCATCAACATCTCCATCAAATAGTCCCTGCTGGACTTGGCATTCCAGGTTCACCTTCATTCCATTCAGGACTGCCTTTCCTTCCTTCAATGGTATATTCTGGTTTTGGCAAGGGCTTGGGATTTGCCCCAAAGCCAACTGAAACATCAATGCAACCTACCACAACAACATCTTCACCTGTACCTCAGTCCCTTCCATCTCGACATGAAAAGCCAACTTCCGCTCCCAAACCTCCACAGCTTGACGCCCCACAGGGCCCAGTACAGCAGCCCTTTTACCCCTTCCCCTACGTCCCTCAGCCAGCACATAACCAGCCAACTGCAGCCCCCAAACCTCCCCAGCCTGACACCCCACAGGGCCCAGTACACCAGCCCTTCTTCCCCTTCCCCCACTACCCTCAGCCAGAGACTGAACAGCCAACTGCTGCTCCCAAACCTCCACAGCCTGACACCCCACAGGGCCCAGTACAGCAGCCCTTCTACCCCTTCCCCTACATCCCTCAGCCAGCACATAACCAGCCAACTGCTGCTCCCAAACCTCCACAGCTTGACGCCCCACAGGGCCCAGTACAGCAGCCCTCCTTCCCCTTCCCCCACTACCCTCAGCCAGAGCCTGAACGGCCAACTGCAGCCCCCAAACCTCCACAGCTTGACGCTCCACAGGGCCCAGTACAGCAGCCCTTCTTCCCCTTCCCCCACTACCCTCAGCCAGAGACTGAACAGCCAACTGCAGTCCCCAAACCTCCACAGCTTGATGCCCCACAGGGCCCAGTACAGCAGCCCTTCTACCCCTTCCCCTACATCCCTCAGCCAGCACATAACCAGCCAACTACAGCCCCCAAACCTCCCCAGCCTGATGCCCCACAGGGCCCAGTACAGCCGCCCTTCTTCCCCTTCCCCAACTACCCTCAGCCAGAGACTGAACAGCCAACTGCTGCTCCCAAACCTCCCCAGCCGAACGCCCCACAGGGCCCAGTACAGCAGCCCTTCTACCCCTTTCCCAACTACCCCCAGCCAGCACCTAACCAGCCAACTGCTGCTCCCAAACCTCCCCAGCCTGACGCCCCACAGGGCCCAGTACAGCAGCCCTTTTACCCCTTCCCCTACGTCCCTCAGCCAGCACATAACCAGCCAACTGCAGCCCCCAAACCTCCCCAGCCTGACACCCCACAGGGCCCAGTACACCAGCCCTTCTTCCCCTTCCCCCACTACCCTCAGCCAGAGACTGAACAGCCAACTGCTGCTCCCAAACCTCCACAGCCTGACACCCCACAGGGCCCAGTACAGCAGCCCTTCTACCCCTTCCCCTACATCCCTCAGCCAGCACATAACCAGCCAACTGCTGCTCCCAAACCTCCACAGCTTGACGCCCCACAGGGCCCAGTACAGCAGCCCTCCTTCCCCTTCCCCCACTACCCTCAGCCAGAGCCTGAACGGCCAACTGCAGCCCCCAAACCTCCACAGCTTGACGCTCCACAGGGCCCAGTACAGCAGCCCTTCTTCCCCTTCCCCCACTACCCTCAGCCAGAGACTGAACAGCCAACTGCAGTCCCCAAACCTCCACAGCTTGATGCCCCACAGGGCCCAGTACAGCAGCCCTTCTACCCCTTCCCCTACATCCCTCAGCCAGCACATAACCAGCCAACTACAGCCCCCAAACCTCCCCAGCCTGATGCCCCACAGGGCCCAGTACAGCCGCCCTTCTTCCCCTTCCCCCACTACCCTCAGCCAGAGACTGAACGGCCAACTGCTGCTCCCAAACCTCCACAGCCTGACGCCCCACAGGGCCCAGTACAGCAGCCCTTCTACCCCTTCCCCAACTACCCTCAGCCAGAGCCTGAACGGCCAACTGCTGCTCCCAAACCTCCACAGCCTGACGCCCCACAGGGCCCAGTACAGCCGCCCTTCTTCCCCTTCCCCCACTACCCTCAGCCAGAGACTGAACGGCCAACTGCTGCTCCCAAACCTCCACAGCCTGACGCCCCACAGGGCCCAGTACAGCAGCCCTTCTACCCCTTCCCCAACTACCCTCAGCCAGAGCCTGAACGGCCAACTGCTGCTCCCAAACCTCCACAGCCTGACGCCCCACAGGGCCCAGTACAGCAGCCCTTCTTCCCCTTCCCCCACTACCCTCAGCCAGAGACTGAACAGCCAACTGCAGTCCCCAAACCTCCACAGCTTGACGCCCCACAGGGCCCAGTACAGCAGCCCTCCTTCCCCTTCCCCCACTACCCTCAGCCATCACCTAACCAGCCAACTACAGCCCCCAAACCTCCACAGCCTGACGCCCCACAGGGCCCAGTACAGCAGCCCTTCTTCCCCTTCCCCCACTACCCTCAGCCAGAGACTGAACAGCCAACTGCAGTCCCCAAACCTCCACAGCTTGATGCCCCACAGGGCCCAGTACAGCAGCCCTCCTTCCCCTTCCCCCACTACCCTCAGCCATCACCTAACCAGCCAACTACAGCCCCCAAACCTCCCCAGCCTGACGCCCCACAGGGCCCACTACAGCAGCCCTTCTACCCCTTCCCCTACATCCCTCAGCCAGCACATAACCAGCCAACTACAGCCCCCAAACCTCCCCAGCCTGATGCCCCACAGGGCCCAGTACAGCAGCCCTCCTTCCCCTTCCCCCACTACCCTCAGCCAGAGACTGAACAGCCAACTGCTGCTCCCAAACCTCCACAGCCTGACGCCCCACAGGGCCCAGTACAGCAGCCCTTCTACCCCTTTCCCAACTACCCTCAGCCAGCACCTAACCAGCCAATTGCAGCCCCCAAACCTCCCCAGCCTGACGCCCCACAAGGCCCTGTACAGCAGCCCTTCTACCCCTTCCCCTACGTCCCTCAGCCAGCACCTAACCAGCCAACTGCTGCTCCCAAACCTCCACAGCCTGACGCCCCACAAGGCCCTGTACAGCAGCCCTTTCCCCACTACCCTCAGCCAGAGACTGAACAGCAAACTACTGCCCCACAGCCTGAAAAGGCAATGGATGCTCCTAAACAACCACAGCTACAACCCATATATTCACAACTTGTAACTGTACCCCCTGCTACCACCTTGCAGCAACCACAACAGGTCACAGCTCACTCAACAGGCATTCCATACATGCCACCCATGTACTGTCCTCAGTTCTGCCCAGCTGGTATTTCTAATTGCTGTCCACAAATTGCTTTTCATCAACATCTCCATCAAATAGTCCCTGCTGGACTTGGCATTCCAGGTTCACCTTCATTCCATTCAGGACTGCCTTTCCTTCCTTCAATGGTATATTCTGGTTTTGGCAAGGGCTTGGGATTTGCCCCAAAGCCAACTGAAACATCAATGCAACCTACCACAACAACATCTTCATCTATACCTCAGTCCCTTCCATCTCGACATGAAAAGCAACCAAATGTCCAACCACTAGATGGCATTCCTGCTGCAAACCATAATGATTTAATCAACCCAACAAAACCTGAAGGGTCAGTTTATCCTTATAGTGTACCAGGATCAACTTATCCTAATTTGCAATATTTACCACAAGGCCAATTTCCATTTAAAAACAATGTGCCTTCTAGACCACAGGCTCCAGGTAATGAACCAGTTAATAAAGTGCTGCAATATGAGCCATATAACATACAGGCCCAAAAGGGCCAATTATCACCCAGCGGCACGAGTTATCCATCGGGGCCTAATTTCATGTCCCATATTGGCCAATACTTACAACTGCAGCATAAAGCAAAGCGGGGAAATGTGCTTCCGGCCAAGGAACTACAGCCATCCAACAAACAATCCAGTCTATCTAAAGGTCCTGAACCTGATCGTCTTCTGGTCCCGTACTACATGCTTCAAGATGATCAAACGCGTACCGATAACAAATCAAGGGCCTCTGGCAACGCCTCACAGCCATATGTGACTGCCTCAAAGAAAGTAAATGAACAAGAGCAGACTGTGCACTCTTCTGAACCAAAGAGTTATGTGCTTCTCCAGCATGGCCCACCAGGAAGGGAGTCTGAGGATATTCCAAATGGTAAGCTATTGTTTTTCACTCTAAATGGTGAATGCGTTTAATGTTTTGTTATAGTGACTTGGACTAATGTGTGCCTCTCTTGCAGGACTGATCCGACTGCTTCAGAGATGGGCTATGAAAAAGGAAACAGAAATGAGTCCTTAAATGTGAATAAACAATTTAAATGGAATACCTAAGGCTTTTGATGTTTCCTGTTACGCTTGTGGAATTCCAAATTGTCTGTTTTTGGTCATTGTCTTGCAAAATGTGAGTAAGGAGGAAAGCAGAATATTGTACTCGTCTCCTTTTGGAGTTGCATTGACAATCACTGACACCCTTTATATTTGCAAGGTTTCAAGTAGACGGCTTGCCCCTTTAACTTGCTGCTATTCAGAATCAAAAGGTGCATTGCCCTTGAACTTATCTGTCTTATTTTTTTCTTGCCATGAACTGGTACTTCCTGAACATTGACCATTCATGTAAACAGACTTACTGTAATTGCCCCATTCGACAATATTGACCCTGAAGTAGAACACTAAACTTTTGTGCCAAGGTGTAACAGTTGGGTGTCTTTATGAAGCGTAAAATATTTTAAAGTGGAATTTTCCTCTTTTGAACGTgtgaatatatattttaaaagatgtGTAACTACCATTTTTACAGTAATTCTAACCAGTGAACTACCCCTCCGaaacatatttgtttaaaaACCTCTCTAGACATTGGATGTAATTAACTGAATGTTGAACAGGCCAATTTCAAAATGTTTATTGGGAAATGTCAATGGGTTCACAGGGATGTCATTGGCATTAGTCAACACACTTGGCAAACAGCCATTTGTTTCACAATCACCTTTAAATATGTGGCATGACGGCTATCGGTGTGTCCTCATCGAACATGTCAATGGCCTTGGTTATACTATTGAATGCTTCTAGGAAATGTAGTGCAGCAGAAATGTTTCAgtacatttaaaggtggggtaggtaagtttgagaaaccggctcgcgatacacttgttatattccatggaatgctcttaacatcccgatagcaatgaatatcttaaaaaaacgtcatctgtggaagccgtagtactgtaaaaagcacgaccaatcattttagctggcccggctaaaataactggatggcctacctgcctgtcagccttccatctgtgcacaaacttatctcgtgccctcattggtcatgtgcgcgttcgtttgtgttggaggggctctgtaaggaagtggcagattttttccggctgtgtattttcaaattctagcgcactcgagcgagagggtgtcactacccgatccgtccccctgcccgatcggtactgcgcatgtgcgaaatggtccgccatattggacaactccggacggcaacccaagatggacacttgacacagtggcttttagcaaagctcaaaaagaaaacttaaGAGAGATGAGTTGTTATTACAacatgacttcactattatttaacaactctttttattgggttcttttatttggggttaagtacattgtcagaataagtgagaaatagatttaacttctgttagacagctttcatactgaatacatatttactgtgaatgtatgcacaaatgtatggcatatagctgtcGAACATAAGTTAAATTAATTCTTCacgattttccagcgtagctgaccggccgccatcttgctacagttaacagttactctgattcgcgttatggtagctgttgtaaggtgagtgatctgcacaaaaatactcttaactcactgaaattTGACTGATttacggtttggttttttataaacatgattagcatggctatgatacaggatgcttggacatgttgaaattgcagcttttctttgtgtatgtggttgtatttattagctggctaataacaagaggctgtcagtgagacctagtattacaaagttgacccagcaactttacaccagtgggagaggcagaactgctctttcttttcaacacaacttaagttacacatgatttcttccaagtggtatggcttgttaaaaacatcttgcattatgatacaggaatttgctggctttgtgtttacagaagtacctgactatgccggacttttatgcagcctacggatgctccaatcgccgctgtctgcaaacaagaacccgtgggatcaccacatgtttatgtttgctcagtctaataaacccataacatggttgtgaaagaataccaaagctgaggctggacgatgattgattgttggtgtgccatgtgtcaccgtgtgtcttattggtgttgtgttatactgtattttattgtgtgcagctggtccttatctccaagacacatttaaaacaaataaccttgaagtcccatctctccccacctgctcctgcttcctacatcccctccacaccacaccaagttgttcttcttaataatataatacatttattttggggggccgcctttcataacacccaaggacaccttacaggggcataggggcaatatagggaacaatttaaacagtggattttgtgatatatcagccggggtgagacaagacaaaccacaaatggactacagaaggacacatggtacagtttatattattcttggtcttttttcaataacatatttcaaaggttctggatttgtttacaaatctagaaactaaatacaaaactaggatgatatgaagatctcatgtcaaagataattgtgataaattagacagaactggcctgtctgtgagcacattttatgttggtttggttcttctgataaaggtgtgaatatctaaataatataccaacatatgctattgtcattagttgtgtccctgttcttaaagctaaggcattgctaaattaacaactcttggcttacagagtggtaacatgagaccgatttttatatataaaatgtaaatgtatttaattttataatttattttaaatattaacaatataataaaataaatggaaatatatacaccggcaaatatttaatataaataccttgtgtgtgtgtgtgtatagctattgctttatctgattaatgttattttcatatgaaagtccatgattataaatatgcagtatcataactacatctttgatgtttataaaaaaccaaaccgtttgaaaattggttgaaaattgagcaagctatggctatttaaatagtaaaccataatgttatgaatgagagaactccctgtagcaagatggcggccaagtggcaacgtcggtctccattggccagcagcgcgggtgagtgatcgagtgtttatatatatctatggggggacggatcgggtagtgacagaggACAGTTCCgttgcagacctccactctcaggacacctccactctcaggacaggaagtgcacgcaaagaattccaaaataaaatcaccactatcagtacagtgccactttccaaacaggaaatgcatgcaaatacaaaataaaatcgtattgacacttattatctatatagatatatatttatttattaaatacgacatcttgtattttagttacacccgctagacaacagtggaaggttcgagaaacaaccgtgtttgtCGGGTGCaccgcagcggggtggaggttcccagctggacCCGTGGAacccctggacggtgcgtcttggtcacgcttcatatcggccggcccGGGAAGGAAGAGACACGCAGAGTGGGGGAATTCCCCCACCCCAacgcagcacaccctcccggccatcggagtcgaacccgcagttcggaggaaccgaccgccagagcaccggcactAGGCCGGGCCGGCGtggaggccctccgacagtgggtcgcgtttgccattcgatcagtgagaggagaggagaaaaatgcaacaaaaatggtcaaaatccgttaatatatggatgggggggggggctggacacaggccgtggggggcaatgtccccggtagaaaccgggtgaaatagccaaagAAATAATAAAACCGGTAAGAAGTGAataaaagtgtccgaaaataggcactcgtgaggcgggcagagtcccctgtcaactcccgttacattcctccatggtgtaatttgagcgaaaaacttttacgagaaccaggctgggggggtcaaaagggcttgaccaaggccgacccaaagtgcacggtgggcggtctcatcacctccgtgatgagtctccattgtgatttgaaaacttccatcaaacgagtccttcggtgggcgggggaaaaaacgcgtcagaatcgtcacttcctgtactgacagtggaggtgtcctgagagtggaggtctgcaccggaactgtcctgagagtggaggtctgcaggcaggcttccatgactcgagctggtttctccaaaatgacctaccccacctttaaagcatGACTGGTGACCAAATAGAACACAAAACTTTGACTTGGGACATTTTATTCAGCATCCAATACAagtatgtatttgattgtaGGCATATTTTGCAATTAATTAGTTTCACTCTACAGTATAATGGATTGTTCTTTGTTGAATTGGTGTTACATCTACCAACCACATTAGTCATACATTATTTTAGTGCCAGTGTAGCTGAAAGAAGCAAGTATAGAGTCTGTAGGACCTTAACtcttaaaagaatattttcctTCCTGGGCACACTGGCACAACAACAATGGGGTCCACCACTGCGTGGGCAGCTGCGACAGGTACATCTATTTTCACAACAACAGGGACCTCAGCACTGTTTGAGGAATCTGAGTCCGATCCAGCGTCAGCAGCTGGCGCAGCATCGGCAGCGGGATCAGCAGCAGGTGCAGCAGCATCAACCACTGCCGGGGCTACAGGTACAACTTCGGATGACTCTGCAGATTCTGAGGACAGGAAGCCACTTAGCTCAGGGTCTTGGAGAGTAGTCAGTTTGTGGTACCTCAGACCAAGCTTGGGTGACAGGCTGCCTGTGTGTATGTGGACCATAGGTGGCATGGCAGGAGATGCAGCTGCAGTGCTGTTGGTATCTGCAGCTACAGTGCTGTTGGCATCTGCTACAGTGCTGTTGGCATCTATAATAGGCATctgaaaaagtgtttccatcaACATAAGCTTAGTAcacaaaaaactatatttactgTTAAGTACAGTTTTggatataaataataaattggagaacttaaatacagtatattaccatagttaaaaacatcttgcagtCCACTATGTGATCAATGCTCGAACCTCTGGTGGTACAAAAACCACGTGCCTGGTGGAAAAAATTAAATCTTTAACTGAATTGTGTTAATTTCAAGCTGTTTTGAGAGGCGCCTTATTAACCAGAGTTCTAAGAGTTCTATGATTTATTTACTTACAGCCATGGCGTCATTCAGGGGAACGCAGGGGTCATCAGTGCAGTTAGCTTCAACTACAACATATTCTGCCGAATAGATTGCCCCCCCAGACACCACCTTAAACAAGGTATTGAGACGTATTAACAGACTGATAAGCATATTTAACATCCATTAAATCTTAAGGGGGGGAAATAACTTAACGTGATTGGACCCACCTGTGATGACATCCTTCCAACCTCCATAACAGCGTACGTGACGTTTTCAGTCATGTTGTTGAAGGTTGCCAGAGAGGTGTGGACAAAGTCCAGTGCAGTAGTGTCGTTTAGGGGAAGGAGGGTATGACAGCCCAAGCACAAGTCCTCCGTAGATTCTATATGTCATTAAAGAAAGGTTTTTCTTTGTATGGGTTACATGTTTGAGCGTCTTCAGAATGTATGTGGGTGTCATATTGTTGACCAAGAAATGTTTTACCTTCTGTTTTACACTTGAATGCTGTGACGGTCATCACTCCGCCAACCCTCTTCAGCAGCACATCACAGTCTCCTTCTACTGCCTGGTAAGAGACAAAGAATCAGTCTACCTGGCAGAACATGCTATCATTAATTCACAGCCTTAtattgtgggtattgtccacagtggtgaccattgcatgtatgatatgtgtaatgtgtatttgtaaagcgctttgagcatctggaaaagcgctataataaatgtaaggaattattattattattattattatattatcatAACCATGACATTTGGTCTAATTCATTTAGCTCCAATAGGAAAGCTTCTATGTAGTAATGCCTCACCGTCATTCTTTTAGGCCTCACGGTGCAGTTCGCAAGAGGTGTGGGATCCAGGACATGACAGTCTGTCTCCAGCAGTTCAATCTCCAACTTATATGTGTTGTCTCCATCAGGCTTTGGAAGGAAAAAAACGAATATTAATTACTTTAAGGGTTCTGATATGGGTTAAAGGTATACTCACCATGAATGTTtttactttatctatattatGCACTTTCCCATGACATTTTACAACATGTTTTTAAGCATAGTATATTTTTATAGGACATTTTCTTTCCCTTATTTGAAATATTTGTTATGTTCATAAAAAGATATACATTCATCATATCACAGTTTAATCTTCAAAATGATGTGATCCTGTAATGCAGGACATTTATGTCATGAGTTGTTTGTTATGCATTGCATTGAAAGTTCTTGCTTTAAAGTTGAATAACAGCAGATGAAAAAGAGAAACTATCTGTATGGATATCTTTGCAGCTGCTGATTTACAAAAAAATTACACCTGCTGACTCACTCTAAACCCGCTGACTTAAAAACACTCTACACTTCCTGATTAATGTGACTCTAAACATGCTAACTTACACACACTCtaaggccgtttctcaatgtcgagtata
It contains:
- the ahsg2 gene encoding alpha-2-HS-glycoprotein 2; protein product: MNTLGVTVVLGLLLGVWAQTNIERPQCDSPEAEEAALAAQDYLNAQHTHGYKYALNRIEDIKVYTKPDGDNTYKLEIELLETDCHVLDPTPLANCTVRPKRMTAVEGDCDVLLKRVGGVMTVTAFKCKTEESTEDLCLGCHTLLPLNDTTALDFVHTSLATFNNMTENVTYAVMEVGRMSSQVVSGGAIYSAEYVVVEANCTDDPCVPLNDAMAARGFCTTRGSSIDHIVDCKMFLTMMPIIDANSTVADANSTVAADTNSTAAASPAMPPMVHIHTGSLSPKLGLRYHKLTTLQDPELSGFLSSESAESSEVVPVAPAVVDAAAPAADPAADAAPAADAGSDSDSSNSAEVPVVVKIDVPVAAAHAVVDPIVVVPVCPGRKIFF